Genomic DNA from Ruminococcus sp. OA3:
AACTGGGGATTCCCGTTGTCTTTGATCCGGTGGGAGCGGGAGCGTCAAAACTTAGAAATGAGACGACACAGAGAATTCTGGAGCAGGTTGAGATCAGCATTTTGCGTGGGAACCTCTCGGAGGTGTCTTTTGTTGCGGGTCTGTCAGCATCCACCAAGGGGGTAGACACATCAGAGGAGGACAGCGATAAAGACGCACTGGCGGTAGCAAAATCGGCGGCTGAGAAGCTCTCCTGCACAGTTGCCGTCACAGGTGCCGTTGATGTCGTAACGGACGCAAGCCGCGCTGTCAGGATTTTTAACGGACATCCAATGCTTTCAAAGATTACGGGAACCGGATGTATGGCGAGCGCAATTACCGGCGGTTATGCGGGAATGAGACAGGATGCATTTACAGCGGCAGCGGCAGGCGTGATGTCTATGGGAATTGCCGGAGAAATCGCATATGAAAAAGCAGGACACACGGGAACCGGCAGCTTTCACGTGGCACTGATTGATGCGCTGTCCATACTGAATGAACAGATGATAGAGGAGATGGGAAAAATTGAGGAAGCATAATATTGATTATACTTTGTACCTGTGTACAGATCGGGAACTGATGAGTACGGAAACGCTGGAAGAGGCGGTGGAGAAAGCGATAAAAGGCGGATGCACCGTGATTCAGCTCAGGGAAAAGGATTGTTCATCCATGGAGTTTTACCGGACGGCAATGAACATCCGTGAGATCACCAGAAGATATCAGGTACCGCTGATCATCAATGACCGTGTGGACATTGCGCTGGCTGTCGATGCAGACGGCGTACATGTCGGACAGAGTGACCTTCCTGCCAGGGTTGTGCGCAGTATCATCGGTGAGGATAAGATTGTCGGCGTATCCGCCGCCAGGCTCTCTGAAGCGGAACAGGCTGTGAGAGACGGTGCAGATTACCTGGGTGTGGGAGCAATGTATCCTACGGATACCAAGACAGATGCACGTCCTGTTACGATGGAAGAACTGAGGAGCATCCGCGGTGCCGTTGACTTGCCGATTGTTGTCATCGGGGGGATCAATCAGAAAACCGTGCATCATTTTAAAGGTACCGGAATCAACGGACTGGCGGTCGTATCTGCTATTATCGCTGCAGAAGATATAGAACAGGCTGCCAGAGACATGGTGTCGATGTTCAGGGAGTAGAAGATGAAAGAGTTTAAAGCGGCAATATTTGACCTGGACGGAACACTTCTGGATTCAATGGGGGTCTGGGAAACGGTTGATATCGAATTTTTAGGAAAACGGAATCTCTCCCTGCCTGGGGATTACCTGGAAACGATCACACCCATGGGATTTGAGGCGGCCGCCGATTATACGGTGAAACGTTTCGGATTAAAGGAAGAGCCGGAAGCGATCATACAGGAGTGGTACTCCATGGCGAAGGATGCCTACCGAAATACCGTTGGGTTGAAGCCGTATGTCCGGGAATATCTCAGGGTGCTGAAAGAAAGGGGGATTCGGATCGCGGCGGCGACATCGTCGGATAATGAGCTGTTTGGACCGGCACTTCTCAATAATGGAATTGACGGGTACTTTGAACACATCGTTACGGTCCGGGATGTAAAACGGGGAAAGGGTTATCCGGATATATATGAGGAGGCAGCTTTTAGACTGGATGTAAAACCGGAGGAATGTGCCGTGTTTGAGGATATTTTAAAAGGAATCGAAGGTGCCAGGGCGGGCGGATTTTTTGCAGTCGGAGTATATGACCGGTACTCAGAATACGAAAAGGATGCCATGATAGCGCTTGCTGACCGGTATATCTATGACTTTGGGGAAATGATGGAAGGAGAACATAAAATCTGATGAAAACAGTATTGACGATTGCGGGCAGTGATTCGAGCGGAGGCGCCGGTATTCAGGCGGATATCAAGACAGTTACGGCGCACGGACTGTATGCCATGAGTGCGATCACGGCGCTGACGGCACAGAATACTACGGGAGTCTATGGCATAATGGAAGTGACGCCGGAATTTCTGGCTAATCAGCTGGACTGTATTTTTAAAGATATTTATCCGGATGCCGTAAAGATCGGGATGGTATCTTCGGCGGCCCTGATCGAGGTGATTGCAGATAAATTAAACGAATACAGGGCACACCATATTGTGGCGGATCCCGTGATGGTATCAACGAGTGGAAGCCGGCTGCTGGCTGAGGATGCCTCCGAGACTTTGATTCATACGCTGATACCGCTTGCAGAGGTGATTACACCGAATATACCGGAGGCGGAGGTACTCTGCGGGATGGAAATAAAATCAGCGGCAGATATGGAGAAAGCGGCTGTGAAAATAGCAGATTTCACAAAGGGAGCAGTGCTGATAAAAGGCGGTCATGACCTGAATGATGCCAATGACCTGCTGTATGCGGACGGCAGTTTTGAATGGCTGAATGGTGAGCGCATCAGCAATCCAAACACCCATGGAACAGGGTGTACACTGTCCTCTGCGATTGCGTGCGGTCTGGCAAAAGGGGACACGCTGACTGACAGTGTAAAATCTGCCAAGACATATATATCGGGGGCATTGCGCGCCAATCTCAACCTGGGGCGCGGCAGCGGTCCGCTCAATCACATGTTTAAAATCTGATATAAAGGGGGAATCGTGAAGTGGAGGAAAAGAAAACATCGACGCTTGGCAATGGGCTGATCTGGTTCGGTGCTGCGGTGTCGATCGCTGAAATATTGACGGGTACCTATATTGCACCGCTGGGCATGCAGAAGGGAACAGCAGCTATCCTGCTCGGACATGTGATCGGGTGTCTGTTGTTCTTCCTTGCCGGACTCATCGGAGGCCGGACGGGAAAAAGTGCGATGGAGACTGTGAAAATGTCGTTCGGGAACAGAGGGGCGCTGCTGTTTGCTGTACTGAATGTGCTGCAGCTGGTGGGATGGACTGCCATCATGATCATCAACGGAGCACTGGCGACGACTGTTATCACAGGCAAGCTGTGGGGAATCGACCAGGCATGGATATGGTGTCTGGCAATCGGCGCATTGATTATCCTGTGGATCGCCGTGGGCATTAAAAATATCAGTAAGCTGAACTATATTGCCATGGGAGCATTGTTTATACTGACTGTCATTTTAAGCACGGTCGTATTCAAAGGTACACCAGCAGTATCCACAGAGGAAAGCCTGAGTTTCGGTGCGGCTGTAGAACTGAGTGCGGCGATGCCGCTGTCCTGGCTGCCCCTTATATCGGATTATACGCGGGATGCAAAAAAACCACGGCAGGCTACCGTGGTCAGTACGCTTATTTATTTTGCGGGGAGCTGCTGGATGTACGCCATAGGAATGGGAGCCGCTATTTTTACGGGGGAGACAGACATATCGAAGATTTTACTCCAGGCGGGGCTCGGAATTGCAGGTGTTGTCATTCTTGTGGTGTCAACGGTGACTACGACGTATCTCGATGCATTTTCTGCAGGTGTGAGCGCAGAGAGTATTTCGCGGAGACTAAAGGAAAAGCCGATGGCGATCGGTGTGGCGGTGATCGGTATATTGCTCGCAGTCTTTACTCCGATTCAAAGCTTCGAGGGTTTTCTTTATTTGATCGGATCTGTCTTCGCGCCTATGATAGCAATCCAGATTGCAGATTTTTTTATCCTGAAACGTAAGCGTGATGATTGCAGTGCAGATTGGGTGAATCTGATCCTCTGGGGTACAGGCTTTCTGGGCTACCGGATGTTTATGAAAATTGACACACCGGTCGGGCAGACGCTTCCTGTCATGCTGATCATCATCGTGTTAAGCGTTCTTGTGCGAAAGGTTGGTGTATTTCAGAAAAAGACTGACGGATGTGTTTAATACCAGATCTGCCGGAAAGCCGGTTTCTTCAATCAGCTGAAAAGCAGCTGCGTGATTGCCGATCTCAGTATCCGTATGGGCGTCACTGTTGACGATGACCGGCTGGCCGTATTTTTTGCAGAGCAGCAGCATCCCGCGGTCGATATCACGGGCGCCGCGGCGGGTGGTTCTTGAATCCAGGGAGTGATTGTTCAGCTCCAGAACCTTGCCGTGTTTTCTGGCACCCTCTACCAGCGCTTCCATGTGTACAGGAAAACGGCCGTCATCCGGATGACCGATGATATTGATGTATGGATGCTCCATTACACGCAGGTAAGCGCGGGTGTTCTCGACAATATCACCACACGGATAGCATGGCGGGTGGATACTGGCGATGGCAACATCCATTTTAGCCAGTTCTTTTGGACCGAGGTCGATGTCGCCTCCCGGCAGGATATTCAACTCAACGCCGATTAAGTACCGGGTGATTTTGCCGAATTTTTCATGGTAATACTCCCGGTCGATCATATCGGAATTACTGAAATAATACGGATGGGTACTGCCGGGCATTGCCGGGGCGTGATCGGTGATCGCAAGCAGTTCGAGATTCTTTTCGGCAGCTGCCTGCATCATCTCTGTCATGGTGTTGTATGCGTGTCCGCTGACGATGGTGTGTGTGTGCGCGTCTAATACGTCTTTCATGATTATTCTCCTCCTGTGATGTTGGGCATCTACACTTATTATAATGAAAATCAGATAAAATAAAAGCAGTTGAAAAAAAAGTCTGTATCATATATACTATATCTGTTAGCATCACGGGCGTGGTGGAAGTACGA
This window encodes:
- the thiD gene encoding bifunctional hydroxymethylpyrimidine kinase/phosphomethylpyrimidine kinase produces the protein MKTVLTIAGSDSSGGAGIQADIKTVTAHGLYAMSAITALTAQNTTGVYGIMEVTPEFLANQLDCIFKDIYPDAVKIGMVSSAALIEVIADKLNEYRAHHIVADPVMVSTSGSRLLAEDASETLIHTLIPLAEVITPNIPEAEVLCGMEIKSAADMEKAAVKIADFTKGAVLIKGGHDLNDANDLLYADGSFEWLNGERISNPNTHGTGCTLSSAIACGLAKGDTLTDSVKSAKTYISGALRANLNLGRGSGPLNHMFKI
- a CDS encoding HAD family phosphatase, whose product is MKEFKAAIFDLDGTLLDSMGVWETVDIEFLGKRNLSLPGDYLETITPMGFEAAADYTVKRFGLKEEPEAIIQEWYSMAKDAYRNTVGLKPYVREYLRVLKERGIRIAAATSSDNELFGPALLNNGIDGYFEHIVTVRDVKRGKGYPDIYEEAAFRLDVKPEECAVFEDILKGIEGARAGGFFAVGVYDRYSEYEKDAMIALADRYIYDFGEMMEGEHKI
- a CDS encoding phosphatase, with the protein product MKDVLDAHTHTIVSGHAYNTMTEMMQAAAEKNLELLAITDHAPAMPGSTHPYYFSNSDMIDREYYHEKFGKITRYLIGVELNILPGGDIDLGPKELAKMDVAIASIHPPCYPCGDIVENTRAYLRVMEHPYINIIGHPDDGRFPVHMEALVEGARKHGKVLELNNHSLDSRTTRRGARDIDRGMLLLCKKYGQPVIVNSDAHTDTEIGNHAAAFQLIEETGFPADLVLNTSVSLFLKYTNLSHKNA
- the cytX gene encoding putative hydroxymethylpyrimidine transporter CytX, translated to MEEKKTSTLGNGLIWFGAAVSIAEILTGTYIAPLGMQKGTAAILLGHVIGCLLFFLAGLIGGRTGKSAMETVKMSFGNRGALLFAVLNVLQLVGWTAIMIINGALATTVITGKLWGIDQAWIWCLAIGALIILWIAVGIKNISKLNYIAMGALFILTVILSTVVFKGTPAVSTEESLSFGAAVELSAAMPLSWLPLISDYTRDAKKPRQATVVSTLIYFAGSCWMYAIGMGAAIFTGETDISKILLQAGLGIAGVVILVVSTVTTTYLDAFSAGVSAESISRRLKEKPMAIGVAVIGILLAVFTPIQSFEGFLYLIGSVFAPMIAIQIADFFILKRKRDDCSADWVNLILWGTGFLGYRMFMKIDTPVGQTLPVMLIIIVLSVLVRKVGVFQKKTDGCV
- the thiE gene encoding thiamine phosphate synthase, whose amino-acid sequence is MRKHNIDYTLYLCTDRELMSTETLEEAVEKAIKGGCTVIQLREKDCSSMEFYRTAMNIREITRRYQVPLIINDRVDIALAVDADGVHVGQSDLPARVVRSIIGEDKIVGVSAARLSEAEQAVRDGADYLGVGAMYPTDTKTDARPVTMEELRSIRGAVDLPIVVIGGINQKTVHHFKGTGINGLAVVSAIIAAEDIEQAARDMVSMFRE
- the thiM gene encoding hydroxyethylthiazole kinase — translated: MSVKQEAAKLNTGMRNTAPLVHNITNYVTVNDCANALLAIGASPIMADDILEAADITSISSALVINIGTLNQRTIESMILAGKKANELGIPVVFDPVGAGASKLRNETTQRILEQVEISILRGNLSEVSFVAGLSASTKGVDTSEEDSDKDALAVAKSAAEKLSCTVAVTGAVDVVTDASRAVRIFNGHPMLSKITGTGCMASAITGGYAGMRQDAFTAAAAGVMSMGIAGEIAYEKAGHTGTGSFHVALIDALSILNEQMIEEMGKIEEA